In Myotis daubentonii chromosome 16, mMyoDau2.1, whole genome shotgun sequence, one DNA window encodes the following:
- the WDR81 gene encoding WD repeat-containing protein 81 has product MALGTWGREVALTSGVEGWSPPPSPDMEELLQSVERDLNIDARQLAPAPGGKHVVALVPARWLVSLRERRLPPGPCPRAEGLSEAEVRTLLQRSVQRLPPGWTRVEVHGLRKRRLSYPLGGGLSFEEGSCSPETLNRFMQDVAAQNYRNLWRHAYHTYGQPYSHSPAPSTVPALDSVRQALQRVYGCSFLPVGETTQCPAYARDGPCPPRGSPACPSLLIAEALLESPEMLYVVHPYVQFTLHDVVTFSPAKLTNSQAKVLFILFRVLRAMDACHRQGLACGALSLHHIAVDEKLCSELRLDLSAYERREEDESEETPVARDRAGPDCGEEGGGGPGCPSCQEELRCLVLDWVHGRISNFHYLMQLNRLAGRRQGDPNYHPVLPWVVDFTTSHGRFRDLRKSKFRLNKGDKQLDFTYEMTRQAFVAGGAGGGEPPHVPHHISDVLSDITYYVYKARRTPRSVLCGHVRAQWEPNEYPASMERMQNWTPDECIPEFYTDPSIFCSIHPDMPDLDVPAWCGSSQEFVAAHRLLLESREVSQDLHHWIDLTFGYKLQGKEAVKEKNVCLHLVDAHTHLTNYGVVQLFDQPHPQRLAGAPALAPEPPLIPRLLFQTIQESTGREDFPGQLANGVGRLVLEATPCEAGWARDRPVAGDDDLEQATEALDSISLAGKAGDQLVPSSSSGQAPPGLLSFSVASASRPGRRNKAVGTDPGEGEEGKILLPEGFNPVQALEELEKLGNFLTKGLGGRLEVPEQPQVQPPVQLRDLFHRDMQALGVLLAEMVFATRIRSLQPDAPLWVRFEAARGLCTRHPKEIPVSLQPMLDMLLQLSGPEGPATAGDGKLGPLFEYRPVSQGLPPPSPAQLLSPFSSVVPFPPYFPALHKFILLYQERRVEDEAQGRELVFALWQQLGAVLSDITPEGLEILLPFVLSLMSEEHTAVYTAWYLFEPVAKALGPRNANKYLLKPLIGAYESPCRLHGRFYLYTDCFVAQLIVRLGLQAFLVHLLPHVLQVLAGVEASQEESKGLAGAAEDEESGLPGARPSSCAFGEEIPMEGEPAASSGLGLPDYTSGVSFHDQADLSETEDFQAGLYVSESPQPQEAEAVSLGQLSDKSSTSETSLGEEQAADEGGAPMDKSSLRSGDSSQDLKQSEGSEEEEEEEEEEGCVVLEEGEEEGEQDEVTGASELTLSNTVLSMDTVVAAGGGADGEDEEEPLTERSEGQEQKILLDTACKMVRWLSAKLGPTVASRHVARNLLRLLTSCYVGSTRQQFTVSSGESPPLGAGNIYQKRPVLGDIVSGPVLSCLLHIAHLYGEPVLTYQYLPYISYLVAPGSTSSPSRLNSRKEAGLLAAVTLTQKIIVYLSDTTLMDILPRISHEVLLPVLSFLTSLITGFPSGAQARTVLCLKTISLIALICLRIGQEMVQQHLSEPVATFFQVFSQLHELRHQDLDPVGHSEGQLPEVAFSDGQQRLVDPALLDELQKVFTLEMAYTIYVPFSCLLGDIIQKIIPNHELVGELAGLYLESVSPSSRSPASVEPTVPSAGLESDPQGGSCSQDDGHSGTFGSVLVGNRIQIPDDSQPESSGPLGLISGMGSGGLGSESEDNALKRELPRSAHGLSGNWLAYWQYEIGVSQQDAHFHFHQIRLQSFPGHSGAVKCVAPLSSEDFFLSGSKDRTVRLWPLYNYGDGTSETAPRLIYAQHRKGVFFVGQLEAPQYVVSCDGAVHIWDPFTGKTLRTVEPSDSRVPLTAVAVMPAPHSSVTMASSDSTLRFVDSRKPGLQHEFRLGGGLNPGLVRSLAVSPSGRSVVAGFSSGFMVLLDTRTGLVLRGWPAHEGDILQIKAVEGGVLVSSSSDHSLTVWKELEQKPTHHYKSASDPIHTFDLYGSEVITGTVANKIGVCSLLEPPSQATTKLSSENFRGTLTSLALLPTKRHLLLGSDNGVIRLLA; this is encoded by the exons ATGGCCCTGGGGACCTGGGGACGGGAAGTCGCTCTTACCTCCGGGGTCGAGGGCTGGTCCCCGCCCCCAAGCCCTGACATGGAGGAGCTGCTCCAGAGCGTGGAGAGGGACCTGAACATCGATGCCCGCCAGCTGGCTCCAGCCCCTGGGGGCAAGCACGTGGTGGCCCTAGTGCCCGCGCGCTGGCTGGTCAGCCTCCGCGAGCGCCGTTTGCCCCCGGGACCCTGCCCCCGGGCCGAGGGCCTGAGCGAAGCGGAAGTCAGGACTCTCCTGCAACGATCCGTGCAGAGGCTGCCCCCAGGCTGGACGCGAGTAGAGGTGCATGGGCTCCGGAAACGGAGGCTGTCCTACCCGCTGGGTGGCGGCCTGTCCTTTGAGGAAGGTTCCTGCAGCCCCGAGACCCTCAATCGCTTCATGCAGGATGTGGCTGCTCAGAATTATCGCAACCTATGGCGCCATGCGTATCATACCTATGGGCAGCCCTATAGTCATAGCCCTGCCCCTTCAACTGTCCCTGCCCTGGACTCAGTAAGACAAGCTCTGCAGAGGGTCTATGGTTGCTCCTTCCTGCCAGTGGGTGAAACTACCCAATGCCCAGCATATGCCAGAGATGGCCCCTGTCCCCCTCGGGGCAGCCCGGCCTGTCCCAGTCTATTGATAGCTGAGGCCCTGCTGGAGTCGCCGGAGATGCTGTATGTGGTGCACCCTTACGTGCAGTTCACCCTGCATGATGTGGTCACCTTCAGCCCTGCCAAGCTGACCAACAGCCAAGCCAAGGTGCTCTTCATTCTCTTCCGTGTGCTGAGGGCCATGGATGCCTGTCACCgccagggcctggcctgtggggcccTCTCTTTGCACCACATTGCTGTGGATGAGAAACTTTGCAGCGAGCTCCGGCTGGACCTGAGTGCTTATGAGAGACGGGAAGAGGATGAGAGTGAGGAGACCCCCGTAGCAAGGGACAGGGCAGGCCCTGActgtggagaggagggaggcgggggaccCGGGTGTCCTTCCTGCCAGGAGGAACTCAGGTGCCTTGTGCTCGACTGGGTCCACGGCCGCATCAGCAACTTCCACTACCTCATGCAGCTGAACCGATTGGCAGGTCGGCGGCAGGGGGATCCCAACTACCACCCAGTGTTGCCCTGGGTGGTGGACTTCACCACATCCCACGGGCGCTTCCGAGACCTGCGCAAGTCCAAGTTCCGCCTCAACAAGGGGGACAAGCAGCTGGACTTCACGTATGAGATGACGAGGCAGGCATTTGTAGCAGGTGGTGCCGGTGGCGGGGAGCCCCCCCACGTGCCTCATCACATCTCAGATGTGCTCTCTGACATCACGTACTACGTGTACAAGGCTCGGCGCACGCCCCGGTCGGTGCTTTGTGGACACGTACGGGCTCAGTGGGAGCCCAATGAGTACCCCGCCAGCATGGAGCGTATGCAGAACTGGACGCCGGACGAGTGTATCCCCGAATTTTACACTGATCCCTCTATCTTCTGCTCCATTCACCCTGACATGCCAGACCTGGATGTGCCAGCCTGGTGTGGCTCCAGCCAGGAGTTTGTGGCTGCCCACCGGCTGCTGCTGGAGAGCCGCGAGGTGTCTCAGGACCTGCACCACTGGATCGACCTCACCTTCGGCTACAAACTCCAGGGCAAGGAAGCTGTAAAGGAGAAGAATGTGTGTCTGCACCTGGTGGATGCCCACACGCACCTGACCAACTATGGTGTGGTGCAGCTCTTCGATCAGCCACACCCCCAGcgcctggctggggctcctgccCTTGCCCCTGAGCCGCCACTCATCCCTAGGCTGTTGTTCCAGACCATCCAGGAGAGCACCGGCCGGGAGGACTTCCCGGGGCAGCTTGCAAATGGAGTGGGCAGGCTGGTTTTGGAGGCTACTCCCTGTGAGGCTGGCTGGGCCAGAGACAGACCGGTGGCGGGGGACGATGACTTGGAGCAGGCCACGGAAGCTCTCGATTCCATCTCCCTTGCTGGGAAAGCAGGTGACCAGCTggttccctcctcttcctctggtcAAGCTCCCCCAGGCCTCCTGTCTTTTTCAGTGGCCTCAGCCTCTCGACCAGGCCGCAGGAACAAAGCTGTTGGGACAGACCCCGGGGAAGGCGAGGAAGGGAAGATTCTTCTTCCGGAGGGCTTCAATCCCGTGCAGGCactggaggagctggagaagcTAGGCAACTTCCTGACCAAAGGTCTAGGGGGCCGGTTGGAGGTGCCCGAGCAGCCCCAGGTTCAGCCACCTGTGCAGCTGCGGGACCTCTTCCACCGGGACATGCAGGCGCTGGGCGTCCTATTGGCTGAGATGGTGTTTGCCACCAGGATCCGATCACTGCAGCCTGATGCGCCTTTGTGGGTACGCTTTGAGGCTGCTCGGGGGCTCTGCACACGCCATCCCAAGGAGATCCCCGTGTCTCTGCAGCCCATGCTGGACATGCTCCTGCAACTGAGTGGCCCTGAAGGCCCAGCCACAGCAGGGGATGGCAAGCTGGGCCCACTGTTTGAGTACCGACCTGTCTCCCAGGgattgccccctccctccccggcccagctCCTCAGCCCCTTCAGCTCGGTGGTTCCCTTCCCTCCATACTTCCCTGCACTGCACAAGTTCATCCTTCTCTATCAGGAGAGGCGCGTGGAGGACGAGGCTCAGGGGCGGGAGCTGGTCTTTGCTCTGTGGCAGCAGCTGGGTGCAGTGCTGAGCGacatcacccctgagggcttggAGATCCTGTTGCCCTTCGTGCTGTCACTCATGTCTGAGGAGCACACGGCTGTGTATACGGCCTGGTACCTATTTGAACCTGTTGCCAAGGCACTGGGCCCCAGAAATGCTAATAAGTACCTACTGAAGCCTCTCATTGGTGCCTACGAGAGCCCCTGCCGGCTCCATGGCCGCTTCTACCTATACACTGACTGCTTCGTGGCCCAGCTGATCGTGCGGCTAGGCCTGCAGGCCTTTCTGGTCCACCTGCTGCCCCATGTCCTGCAGGTGCTGGCTGGTGTGGAGGCCTCCCAGGAAGAAAGCAAGGGCCTGGCAGGGGCTGCCGAGGATGAGGAAAGCGGGctcccaggggccaggcccagcTCCTGTGCCTTCGGGGAGGAGATTCCGATGGAGGGGGAGCCTGCTGCTTCGtcagggctggggctcccagatTATACGTCTGGCGTCAGCTTCCACGACCAGGCGGACCTCTCGGAGACCGAGGACTTCCAGGCGGGGCTCTATGTGTCTGAGTCCCCGCAGCCCCAGGAGGCTGAGGCGGTGAGCCTGGGCCAGCTGAGTGACAAGAGCAGCACCAGTGAGACCTCCCTGGGCGAGGAGCAGGCTGCAGACGAAGGGGGAGCCCCCATGGACAAGAGCAGCCTCAGGTCAGGTGACAGCAGTCAGGACTTGAAGCAGAGCGAaggctcagaggaggaggaggaggaggaggaagaggaaggctgTGTGGtgttggaggagggggaggaagagggggagcaaGATGAAGTCACTGGGGCATCTGAGCTCACTCTCTCCAACACGGTGCTGTCCATGGACACGGTTGTGGCTGCCGGTGGTGGGGCAGATGGGGAGGACGAAGAGGAGCCGCTGACTGAGCGGTCGGAGGGCCAAGAACAGAAGATCCTTCTCG ATACTGCCTGCAAGATGGTCCGCTGGCTGTCCGCCAAGCTTGGCCCAACGGTGGCGTCCCGCCACGTGGCCCGCAACCTGCTCCGCCTGCTGACATCATGTTACGTTG GGTCCACTCGGCAGCAGTTCACGGTGAGCAGTGGCGAGAGCCCCCCGCTGGGGGCCGGCAACATCTACCAGAAGAGACCGGTCCTGGGCGATATAGTGTCGGGGCCtgtgctcagctgcctcctccacatcgcCCATCTGTATGGGGAGCCCGTCCTCACCTACCAGTACCTGCCCTACATCAGCTACCTG GTGGCCCCAGGTAGCACCTCAAGCCCCAGTCGACTGAACAGCCGTAAGGAGGCTGGGCTGCTGGCAGCGGTGACTCTGACCCAGAAGATCATTGTGTACCTCTCCGACACCACCCTCATGGACATCCTGCCCCGTATCAGCCACGAGGTCTTGCTGCCCGTGCTCAGCTTCCTTACTTCCCTCATCACAGG GTTCCCAAGTGGAGCCCAGGCCCGGACGGTCCTGTGTCTGAAAACCATCAGCCTCATCGCCCTCATCTGCCTTCGCATCGGACAGGAGATGGTCCAGCAGCACCTGAGCGAGCCTGTGGCCACCTTCTTCCAAGTCTTCTCTCAGCTGCATGAGCTGCGGCACCAG GATCTGGATCCCGTGGGCCACAGTGAGGGCCAGCTGCCAGAGGTGGCCTTCTCTGATGGGCAGCAGCGGCTGGTGGACCCCGCCCTGCTGGATGAGCTGCAGAAGGTGTTCACCTTGGAGATGGCGTACACCATCTACGTGCCTTTCTCCTGCCTGTTGG GTGACATCATCCAGAAAATCATTCCTAACCATGAGCTGGTGGGGGAGCTGGCAGGACTGTATTTGGAGAGCGTCAGCCCGAGCAGTcgcagccctgccagtgtggagCCCACGGTGCCCAGCGCCGGCCTTGAGTCGGACCCCCAGGGTGGGAGCTGCTCCCAGGATGACGGCCACTCGGGGACCTTTGGGAGTGTCCTAGTCGGGAACCGCATCCAGATCCCTGACGACTCTCAGCCGGAGAGCTCCGGCCCCCTGGGCCTGATCTCCGGGATGGGCAGTGGGGGCCTCGGCAGCGAAAGCGAAGACAACGCACTGAAGCGGGAGCTGCCACGGAGCGCCCACGGGCTGAGCGGGAACTGGCTGGCATACTGGCAGTACGAGATCGGCGTGAGCCAgcaggatgcccactttcacttCCACCAGATCCGCCTGCAGAGCTTCCCGGGCCACTCAGGGGCTGTCAAGTGCGTGGCACCCCTGAGCAGTGAGGACTTCTTCCTGAGTGGCAGCAAGGACCGCACTGTGCGCCTCTGGCCACTCTACAACTATGGGGACGGCACCAGCGAGACAGCCCCACGCCTCATCTACGCCCAGCACCGCAAGGGTGTCTTTTTTGTGGGCCAGCTGGAGGCCCCCCAGTATGTGGTGAGCTGTGATGGGGCTGTGCACATCTGGGACCCCTTCACAG GGAAGACCCTTCGCACGGTGGAGCCGTCGGACAGCCGGGTCCCGCTGACCGCTGTGGCTGTCatgcctgctccccacagcagcGTCACCATGGCCAGCTCTGACTCGACCCTGCGCTTTGTGGACAGTAGGAAGCCTGGCCTGCAG CATGAGTTCCGCCTGGGTGGCGGGCTGAACCCTGGGCTGGTCCGCTCCCTGGCCGTGAGTCCCAGCGGCCGCAGCGTCGTGGCCGGCTTCTCCTCGGGCTTCATGGTGCTCCTGGACACCCGCACAGGCCTGGTTCTACGTGGCTGGCCTGCCCATGAAGGGGACATCCTGCAGATCAAG
- the TLCD2 gene encoding TLC domain-containing protein 2: MATSGLLVTGASFAAFRGLHWGLQLLPTPASAARDRWKWQNICVSLVHSLLTGPGALLGLLLYPQMAADPIHGHPPWALVLVAVSVGYFLADGADMLLNQTLGQAWDLLCHHLAVVSCLGTAILSDHYVGFSVVSLLLELNSACLHLRKLLLLSHQAPSLAFSVASWATLATLALFRLAPLGWMSLWLLQQHHQVPPALVVLGGTGLATVGAMSISQGVRILISDVLRPRPHSSNPGHRETRVTRTCNGEPATKDGSPLGLKD; encoded by the exons ATGGCGACCTCGGGGCTCCTGGTGACCGGTGCCTCCTTCGCAGCCTTCCGGGGGCTGCACTGggggctgcagctgctgcccaCGCCGGCATCTGCGGCTCGGGACCGTTGGAAGTGGCAGAACATCTGTGTCTCCCTGGTGCACAGCCTTCTCACGGGGCCCGGGGCGCTGCTCGG GCTGTTGCTATACCCTCAGATGGCCGCCGACCCCATTCATGGCCACCCGCCCTGGGCCTTGGTGCTGGTGGCTGTATCTGTGG GTTATTTCCTGGCTGATGGAGCTGACATGCTGCTGAACCAGACCTTGGGCCAGGCCTGGGATCTTCTCTGTCACCATTTGGCG GTAGTGAGCTGCCTCGGCACCGCCATTCTGTCCGACCACTATGTGGGCTTCTCCGTGGTGTCTCTGCTCCTCGAGCTGAACTCCGCCTGCCTGCACCTAAGAAAGTTGCTGCTGCTTTCTCACCAGGCCCCATCCTTGGCCTTCAGTGTGGCCAGCTGGGCCACCCTGGCCACCCTGGCCCTCTTCCGCCTGGCACCACTGGGGTGGATGAGTCTGTGGTTGCTCCAGCAGCACCACCAGGTGCCTCCTGCTCTGGTTGTCCTTGGTGGCACCGGGCTGGCCACTGTGGGAGCCATGAGCATCTCACAGGGTGTTCGCATTTTGATCAGTGATGTCCTGCGGCCTCGGCCTCATTCATCCAACCCTGGGCACAGGGAAACTAGGGTCACCAGGACATGCAATGGGGAGCCTGCCACCAAGGATGGTTCCCCTCTCGGCCTGAAAGACTAG